Proteins encoded together in one Nostoc sp. PCC 7524 window:
- the sbcC gene encoding exonuclease subunit SbcC encodes MIPVQLILKNFLSYRDATVDFRGLHTACICGANGAGKSSLLEAITWAVWGESRAAAEDDVIHSGAKEVRVDFTFQNNQQTYRIIRTRVRGAAGVLEFQIETPSGFRPLTAKGVRATQELILEYIKIDYDTFINSAYLRQGRADEFMLKRPSERKEILAELLKLNQYDQLEERAKELSRQCKARAEELERSLESIKTQLQQRQTTQAQRAELEAEINKLQQIQAFDNIQLQSLQVVQHQRTNWEQQLNFVRQQYQNLTQDCDRLQQEQGALQSQIAQLTALLNQETEIKNGYAHYQNLQSEEEAFALKFEQHTQATALRQQKQQQLTKQIHELERQLQQVQGQLAALQQQEQEIHQTLAKSGEIESALAQLAAARRHLAHLDELQMQVAPLLQQRQNLQSHLDRVHAGLVARLEQLQATENQLKRASQRQPQLQQAVMEVAMQIDQMEKDRVYLQRVQEKGQERRHFIERLQAQHREYERLLGELEQKLQMLRHPDAICPLCERPLDEHHWNRVVDKTKDEYKETEGQLWVFREQMAVSDREIQLLRQEYREIAQKLQVYDTLREQRGQLAAQLQSTSDAEQQLQQLAAERQHLERSLQAGDYASAQQAELRQLEQYLQQLNYNEQDHALARSEVERWRWAEIKQGQIKDAAKRQAQLAARKPELQAQITQLQTRIQQEQIDSDCARQIKALEAQINEIGYSSEQHNNLRTALRQAQSWQLRYQQLVSAQQQYPQLQGRLQDLATSRTARLQEREQLATQITSIEQQLAASANPIEQIQALEQQIATRRRQLDECISQLGRLEQLVLQLENLQTQYEEQQQQLQSCKRQHRVYQELTQAFGKNGIQALMIENVLPQLEAETNQLLSRLSGNQLHVQFITQKAGRHGKSTKKNAKLIDTLDILIADARGTRAYETYSGGEAFRINFAIRLALAKLLAQRAGAALQLLIVDEGFGTQDAEGCDRLIAAINAIANDFACILTVTHMPHLKEAFQARIEVNKNQQGSQVRLLT; translated from the coding sequence ATGATCCCAGTACAACTTATCCTCAAAAACTTTCTGAGTTACCGTGATGCGACTGTAGATTTTCGGGGTTTGCACACGGCTTGTATTTGTGGTGCTAATGGAGCGGGTAAATCATCCCTGCTCGAAGCAATTACATGGGCAGTTTGGGGTGAAAGCCGAGCTGCTGCTGAAGACGATGTGATTCATTCTGGTGCTAAAGAAGTTAGGGTTGATTTCACTTTCCAAAACAACCAACAAACATATCGCATCATCCGCACTAGAGTTCGGGGTGCGGCTGGGGTTTTAGAATTTCAAATTGAAACGCCCTCTGGGTTTCGTCCCCTGACTGCTAAGGGAGTCCGAGCCACCCAGGAATTGATTTTAGAATACATTAAGATAGATTACGATACTTTTATTAATTCTGCTTATTTGCGTCAAGGACGTGCAGATGAATTCATGCTCAAACGTCCTAGCGAAAGGAAAGAGATTTTAGCAGAGTTACTCAAGCTCAATCAATATGATCAATTAGAGGAAAGAGCTAAAGAATTATCGCGGCAATGTAAAGCTAGAGCCGAAGAACTAGAGCGTTCTTTGGAGTCGATTAAAACTCAGTTACAACAACGCCAGACAACTCAAGCTCAACGGGCAGAATTAGAAGCTGAAATTAACAAACTACAACAAATACAAGCTTTCGACAATATTCAACTGCAAAGTTTGCAAGTTGTCCAACATCAACGTACAAATTGGGAACAACAGCTGAACTTTGTCAGGCAGCAATATCAAAATTTAACTCAAGATTGCGATCGCCTACAACAAGAGCAAGGAGCATTACAAAGTCAAATTGCCCAATTAACAGCCTTACTCAACCAAGAAACGGAGATAAAAAACGGCTACGCCCATTATCAAAATCTGCAATCGGAAGAAGAAGCCTTCGCCCTGAAATTTGAACAACATACTCAAGCTACGGCACTCCGGCAACAAAAACAGCAACAACTCACTAAACAAATTCACGAGTTAGAAAGGCAACTACAACAAGTTCAAGGACAACTGGCAGCTTTACAACAGCAAGAGCAAGAAATTCACCAAACCCTGGCTAAATCCGGGGAAATTGAATCTGCCTTAGCCCAACTCGCCGCCGCCCGTCGTCATCTAGCTCATTTAGATGAACTACAGATGCAAGTTGCGCCTTTATTGCAGCAACGACAAAATTTACAAAGTCATTTAGATCGGGTTCATGCTGGGTTGGTAGCGCGACTAGAACAGCTACAAGCTACAGAAAACCAACTCAAACGAGCTTCGCAACGCCAACCCCAACTGCAACAAGCAGTGATGGAAGTCGCAATGCAGATTGATCAAATGGAGAAGGATCGGGTTTATCTGCAACGAGTTCAGGAAAAAGGACAAGAAAGACGACACTTTATAGAACGTCTGCAAGCTCAACACCGGGAATATGAAAGATTATTGGGAGAGTTAGAGCAGAAATTGCAAATGCTGCGTCATCCCGATGCTATCTGTCCATTATGTGAACGCCCTTTGGATGAACATCATTGGAATCGGGTAGTAGACAAAACCAAAGATGAGTACAAAGAGACTGAGGGGCAGTTGTGGGTATTTCGGGAACAAATGGCGGTTTCAGATAGAGAAATTCAACTATTGAGGCAAGAATACCGGGAAATAGCCCAGAAATTGCAAGTTTATGACACCTTAAGAGAGCAAAGAGGACAATTAGCCGCGCAATTACAATCTACCAGTGACGCAGAACAACAGTTACAGCAATTAGCTGCCGAAAGACAACATCTAGAGCGATCGCTCCAAGCTGGTGATTACGCCTCAGCCCAACAAGCCGAACTCCGACAATTAGAACAATATCTGCAACAACTGAATTACAATGAGCAAGACCATGCTCTGGCGCGAAGCGAAGTAGAAAGGTGGCGGTGGGCAGAAATTAAACAAGGGCAAATCAAAGACGCGGCTAAACGTCAAGCCCAACTAGCAGCCCGTAAACCAGAATTACAAGCCCAAATCACTCAATTACAAACGAGAATCCAGCAAGAGCAAATAGACTCTGACTGTGCCAGACAAATCAAGGCTTTGGAGGCGCAAATCAACGAAATTGGCTATAGTTCTGAGCAGCACAACAACCTCCGCACTGCCCTCCGTCAAGCCCAATCTTGGCAATTACGCTATCAGCAATTGGTATCAGCCCAACAACAATATCCCCAACTCCAAGGGCGATTACAAGATTTAGCAACATCTAGAACCGCCAGATTGCAAGAGCGTGAACAACTAGCTACCCAAATTACCAGCATTGAGCAACAGTTAGCTGCATCTGCCAATCCCATTGAGCAGATTCAAGCTTTAGAGCAACAAATAGCCACCCGCAGACGACAACTTGATGAATGTATCAGTCAGTTGGGGCGTTTAGAACAGTTGGTACTGCAACTAGAAAATCTGCAAACTCAGTATGAGGAACAGCAGCAACAACTGCAATCATGCAAACGACAACATCGAGTATATCAGGAATTAACGCAAGCGTTTGGTAAAAATGGCATCCAAGCTTTGATGATTGAGAATGTGTTACCTCAATTAGAAGCGGAGACAAATCAATTACTTTCCCGACTGAGTGGGAATCAGTTACACGTACAATTTATTACCCAAAAGGCAGGACGACACGGCAAATCTACCAAGAAAAATGCCAAATTAATTGACACCTTAGATATTTTAATTGCCGATGCCAGAGGCACACGCGCCTATGAGACGTACTCTGGTGGGGAAGCATTTAGAATTAACTTTGCAATTCGGTTAGCCTTGGCGAAATTATTAGCACAAAGAGCTGGAGCAGCATTGCAATTATTGATTGTAGATGAAGGTTTTGGGACACAGGACGCGGAAGGATGCGATCGCCTGATTGCTGCTATTAATGCGATCGCCAATGATTTTGCCTGCATCCTCACCGTCACCCATATGCC